From the Lepus europaeus isolate LE1 chromosome 12, mLepTim1.pri, whole genome shotgun sequence genome, one window contains:
- the ASB6 gene encoding ankyrin repeat and SOCS box protein 6, protein MPFLHGFRRIIFEYQPLVEAILGALGIQDPERQEPPGGPGYVASEEGRLRVLTELLERKTHSPFYQEGVSNALLKMAELGLTRAADVLLRHGANLNFEDPVTYYTALHIAVLRNQPDMVELLVRHGANINRRDRIHESSPLDLASEEPERLPCLQRLLDLGADVNAADKHGKTALLHALASSDGVQIHNTENIRLLLEGGADVTATTKDGDTVFTCIIFLLEETVCGDVEESPMIRRFCFQVTQLLLAHGADPSRCPAHESLTYVCLKSFKLHFPLLRFLLESGAAYNCSLHGASCWSGFHIVFERLCSHPDCPEDKSHADLLRKAETVLDLMVTNSRKLQLPENFDIHPEGSLAGKVQALHGSLRQLERCPPPLRHLCRVCIRLHLQPWPVDAKVQALPLPDRLKWYLLSEHGGAVEEDVSASPAAERGPGGFGPLGTAMGRAL, encoded by the exons ATGCCGTTCCTGCACGGCTTCCGCAGGATCATCTTCGAGTACCAGCCGCTGGTGGAGGCGATCCTCGGCGCCCTGGGCATCCAGGACCCCGAGCGGCAGGAGCCCCCGGGCGG GCCCGGCTATGTGGCCAGCGAGGAGGGCCGGCTGCGCGTCCTCACCGAGCTGCTGGAGCGGAAGACCCACTCCCCGTTCTACCAGGAGGGCGTGAGCAACGCGCTGCTCAAGATGGCCGAGCTGGGGCTGACGCGGGCGGCCGACGTCCTCCTGCGGCACGGGGCCAACCTCAACTTCGAAG ACCCGGTGACCTACTACACGGCCCTGCACATCGCCGTGCTGCGGAACCAGCCCGACATGGTGGAGCTGCTGGTGCGCCACGGGGCCAACATCAATCGCAGGGACCGG ATCCATgagagcagccccctggacctgGCCAGCGAGGAGCCCGAGCGCCTGCCCTGCCTGCAGCGGCTCCTGGACCTTGGCGCAGACGTCAACGCAGCCGACAAGCACG GGAAGACGGCTCTGCTCCATGCGCTGGCCAGCAGTGACGGCGTGCAGATCCACAACACGGAGAACATCCGGCTCTTACTGGAAGGAG GGGCGGACGTGACGGCCACCACCAAGGACGGGGACACGGTGTTCACTTGCATCATCTTCCTGCTGGAGGAGACCGTGTGCGGGGACGTCGAGGAGTCGCCCATGATCCGCCGCTTCTGCTTCCAAGTCACgcagctgctgctggcccacGGCGCCGACCCCAGCCGCTGCCCCGCCCACGAGTCCCTCACCTACGTCTGCCTCAAGAGCTTCAAGCTGCACTTCCCCCTGCTGCGCTTCCTGCTGGAGTCGGGGGCCGCCTACAACTGCTCCCTGCACGGCGCCTCCTGCTGGTCCGGCTTCCACATCGTCTTCGAGCGGCTCTGCTCGCACCCAGACTGCCCCGAGGACAAGAGCCACGCGGACCTCCTGCGCAAGGCCGAGACCGTCCTGGACCTCATGGTGACCAACTCCCGCAAGCTCCAGCTGCCCGAGAACTTCGACATCCACCCGGAGGGCAGCCTGGCGGGCAAGGTGCAGGCCCTGCACGGCTCCCTGCGGCAGCTGGAGCGCTGCCCCCCGCCCCTCAGGCACCTGTGCCGCGTGTGCATCCGGCTGCACCTGCAGCCGTGGCCCGTGGACGCCAAGgtgcaggccctgcccctgccggACCGGCTGAAGTGGTACCTCCTCAGCGAGCACGGCGGCGCCGTCGAAGAGGACGTCTCGGCGTCCCCGGCTGCGGAGCGGGGCCCCGGCGGCTTCGGGCCACTTGGGACAGCCATGGGGCGGGCACTCTGA